Proteins encoded in a region of the Brevundimonas vesicularis genome:
- the rpmA gene encoding 50S ribosomal protein L27, giving the protein MAHKKSGGSSRNGRDSESKRLGVKKYGGERVLAGNIIVRQRGTTFHAGENMGMGRDHTLFALTNGAVKFTTKRGGRCYVSILAANDDAAQAMAAE; this is encoded by the coding sequence ATGGCTCACAAGAAATCCGGTGGTTCGTCGCGTAACGGTCGCGACTCTGAGTCGAAGCGCCTTGGCGTGAAGAAGTATGGCGGCGAGCGCGTGCTGGCCGGCAACATCATCGTGCGCCAACGCGGCACCACCTTCCACGCCGGTGAGAACATGGGCATGGGCCGCGACCACACCCTGTTCGCTCTGACGAACGGCGCTGTGAAATTCACCACCAAACGTGGTGGCCGTTGTTATGTGTCGATCCTCGCGGCCAACGACGACGCCGCTCAGGCGATGGCCGCCGAGTAA
- a CDS encoding GNAT family N-acetyltransferase, whose product MCVIETAPVVETRRLILRAPAPQDAPRIAALANDLDIARMTKRMPHPFQMRDADDFVLQVASQDPRRANTFVIDHEDVGPIGVIGLFEGEDRVPETGYWIGREYWGRGFATEALDAALVWASRKWKRRALVAGHFADNPASGRVLEKAGFLYTGETRRAWSRARRAEADTRMMVWLA is encoded by the coding sequence ATGTGCGTCATCGAAACCGCTCCTGTCGTCGAGACCCGGCGCCTGATCCTGCGCGCGCCCGCGCCCCAGGATGCGCCGCGCATCGCCGCCCTGGCCAATGACCTGGACATCGCGCGCATGACCAAGCGGATGCCGCATCCGTTCCAGATGCGCGACGCCGACGACTTCGTGCTGCAGGTCGCCTCGCAGGATCCCAGGCGAGCCAACACCTTTGTCATCGACCATGAGGACGTGGGGCCCATCGGCGTCATCGGCCTGTTCGAGGGCGAGGACCGGGTGCCGGAAACCGGCTACTGGATCGGGCGTGAATACTGGGGTCGGGGCTTCGCCACCGAGGCGCTGGACGCCGCCCTGGTGTGGGCCAGCCGCAAGTGGAAGCGCCGGGCGCTGGTCGCCGGGCATTTCGCCGACAATCCGGCCTCTGGCCGCGTGCTGGAAAAGGCGGGCTTCCTCTACACCGGCGAGACGCGCCGGGCGTGGAGCCGGGCGCGTCGGGCCGAGGCCGATACGCGCATGATGGTGTGGCTGGCCTGA
- a CDS encoding threonine ammonia-lyase, whose amino-acid sequence MTVTFADIQAARTRIAGAVDRTPTRYSRKLSQLTGAEVWVKFDTAFTGSFKERGALNRLLMLSPEEMKRGVVAASAGNHAQALAYHGGRLGVPVTIVMPEGTPFAKINGTRSHGATVVIEGLDFTGSTEAAKRLEAEKGYVFVSAFDDEGIVAGQGVCAIELLEDAPEVEALIIPIGGGGLIAGCAIAAKAMKPDIKVFGVEAVRYPSFTAKRAGKPPVCTGQTIAEGIAIKAVGDIPFALADPLVDEVFVCEEADFERAVATYVTYEKTVSEGAGAGGLAALLAYPERFKGMKVGLELCGGNIDARMLAVVLNREMVRERRLIVYRILGDDRPGMLSAMAAVIGGLGGNIIDVVHNRLALDVPAKGAEFDIMVETRDSAHADEIGEALKERGYELRMG is encoded by the coding sequence ATGACCGTCACCTTCGCCGATATCCAAGCCGCGCGCACCCGGATCGCCGGCGCGGTCGACCGCACCCCGACCCGCTATTCCAGGAAGCTGTCGCAGCTGACGGGGGCCGAGGTCTGGGTGAAGTTCGACACGGCATTCACCGGCAGCTTCAAGGAGCGCGGGGCCCTGAACCGGCTGCTGATGCTGAGCCCCGAGGAGATGAAGCGCGGCGTGGTGGCCGCCAGCGCCGGCAACCACGCCCAGGCCCTGGCCTATCACGGCGGACGGCTGGGCGTGCCGGTGACCATCGTGATGCCCGAGGGCACGCCCTTCGCCAAGATCAACGGCACCCGCTCGCACGGCGCGACCGTGGTGATCGAAGGGCTGGACTTCACCGGCTCGACCGAGGCGGCCAAGCGGCTGGAAGCCGAAAAGGGCTATGTCTTCGTCTCGGCCTTCGACGACGAAGGCATCGTGGCGGGTCAGGGCGTCTGCGCGATAGAGCTTCTGGAGGATGCGCCCGAGGTCGAGGCCCTGATCATCCCCATCGGCGGCGGCGGGCTGATTGCGGGCTGCGCCATCGCGGCCAAGGCGATGAAGCCGGACATCAAGGTCTTCGGCGTGGAGGCCGTCCGCTATCCGTCCTTCACCGCCAAACGGGCGGGCAAGCCGCCGGTCTGCACCGGCCAGACCATCGCCGAGGGCATCGCCATCAAGGCCGTGGGCGACATTCCCTTCGCCCTGGCCGACCCATTGGTGGACGAGGTCTTCGTCTGCGAGGAGGCCGACTTCGAACGGGCCGTCGCCACCTATGTCACCTATGAGAAGACCGTGTCCGAAGGCGCCGGCGCGGGCGGTCTGGCGGCGCTTCTGGCTTATCCCGAGCGGTTCAAGGGGATGAAGGTCGGGCTGGAACTGTGCGGCGGCAACATCGATGCGCGGATGCTGGCGGTCGTCTTGAACCGCGAGATGGTCCGTGAGCGGAGATTGATCGTCTATCGCATCCTGGGCGACGACCGGCCGGGCATGTTGTCGGCCATGGCGGCGGTGATCGGCGGCCTGGGCGGCAACATCATCGACGTGGTCCACAACCGCTTGGCGCTGGACGTGCCGGCCAAGGGCGCCGAGTTCGACATCATGGTCGAAACGCGCGATAGCGCCCACGCCGACGAGATCGGCGAGGCCTTGAAGGAACGCGGCTATGAACTTCGGATGGGGTAA
- a CDS encoding FKBP-type peptidyl-prolyl cis-trans isomerase, with protein MNFGWGKAALLAAVLLAGCGQAEPVDPNAGKAEAAAFMAKNAKEEGVQTLPSGLQYKVVQAGPAGGVSPDRNDLVKVDYEGKLVDNSVFDSSFARGAPAVFTPEEVVKGWTEALQKMRVGDEWLLYVPPELGYGEQGNPKIPANSVLIFRLKLLDVAKVPGGGSGVGTAMG; from the coding sequence ATGAACTTCGGATGGGGTAAGGCGGCTCTGCTCGCTGCGGTGCTGCTGGCGGGCTGCGGCCAGGCCGAGCCGGTTGATCCGAACGCGGGCAAGGCCGAGGCGGCCGCCTTCATGGCCAAGAACGCCAAGGAGGAGGGCGTCCAGACCCTGCCCAGCGGCCTGCAATACAAGGTGGTGCAGGCGGGACCGGCCGGCGGCGTCAGCCCGGACCGCAACGACCTGGTCAAGGTCGATTACGAGGGCAAGCTGGTCGACAACAGCGTGTTCGACAGTTCCTTCGCGCGCGGGGCGCCGGCGGTGTTCACGCCCGAGGAGGTGGTCAAGGGCTGGACCGAGGCGCTGCAGAAGATGCGCGTCGGCGACGAATGGCTGCTCTATGTCCCGCCCGAGCTAGGCTATGGCGAGCAGGGTAATCCCAAGATCCCCGCCAACTCCGTGCTGATCTTCCGCCTGAAGCTGCTCGACGTGGCCAAGGTGCCCGGCGGCGGATCGGGCGTCGGCACGGCCATGGGGTGA
- the queG gene encoding tRNA epoxyqueuosine(34) reductase QueG, which translates to MRLHAIPRLVSDRLKTFIRQRAAELGFDVCRFASAADAWPAGERLRRFVDEGRHGDMEWMETTLDRRQHPTAMWDEARTAIVLGMNYGPDENPLDQLADRSAGYISVYARGDDYHEVIKGRLKQLAGQIAARNGADIKVFVDTAPLMEKPLAQRAGLGWQGKHTNLLSRTHGNWLFLGTILTAAEIEPDTAETEHCGRCTACLDACPTKAFPAPFQLDARRCLSYLTIEFAGPWPVEFRTLTGSRIYGCDDCLAVCPWNKFAQEAREIRLLPREAFESPRLHDLLALDEAAFRALFTKSPVKRIGRDRFLRNVLYAVGNSDDASLIAPTKALLADPSPLVRGAAVWALSQLTPPDDFAALAKATTETDPAVMTEWRSA; encoded by the coding sequence ATGAGACTTCATGCTATCCCCCGCCTCGTGTCCGACCGCCTGAAAACCTTCATCCGCCAGCGCGCGGCCGAGCTGGGCTTCGATGTCTGCCGGTTCGCCTCGGCGGCCGACGCCTGGCCGGCGGGCGAGCGGCTGCGGCGTTTCGTGGACGAAGGCCGGCATGGCGACATGGAATGGATGGAAACGACGCTGGATCGCCGCCAGCATCCGACCGCCATGTGGGACGAGGCCAGGACCGCCATCGTCCTGGGCATGAACTACGGCCCCGATGAGAACCCGCTGGATCAGCTGGCTGACCGTTCGGCCGGCTACATCTCGGTCTATGCGCGCGGCGACGACTATCACGAGGTCATCAAGGGCCGGCTGAAACAGCTGGCCGGCCAGATCGCCGCCCGCAACGGCGCGGACATCAAGGTCTTCGTCGACACCGCCCCCCTTATGGAAAAGCCGTTGGCCCAGCGCGCCGGCCTGGGTTGGCAGGGCAAGCACACCAATCTGCTCAGCCGCACCCATGGCAACTGGCTGTTCCTGGGGACCATACTGACCGCCGCCGAGATCGAGCCGGACACGGCCGAGACCGAACACTGCGGCCGCTGCACCGCCTGTCTCGACGCCTGTCCGACCAAGGCCTTTCCCGCCCCGTTCCAGCTCGACGCCCGGCGCTGCCTGTCCTACCTGACCATCGAGTTCGCGGGCCCTTGGCCGGTCGAGTTCCGCACCCTGACCGGATCGCGCATCTATGGCTGCGACGACTGTCTGGCGGTCTGCCCGTGGAACAAGTTCGCCCAGGAAGCGCGTGAGATCAGGCTTTTGCCGCGTGAGGCTTTTGAAAGCCCGCGCCTGCACGACCTGCTGGCGCTGGACGAGGCCGCCTTCCGCGCCCTGTTCACCAAGAGCCCGGTCAAACGGATCGGCCGTGACCGCTTCCTGCGAAACGTCCTCTACGCCGTCGGCAACTCGGACGACGCCTCCCTGATCGCCCCGACGAAAGCCCTACTGGCCGACCCCTCGCCCCTGGTGCGCGGCGCGGCGGTTTGGGCCCTGTCGCAACTGACGCCGCCCGACGACTTCGCGGCCCTGGCCAAGGCGACGACCGAGACCGACCCCGCAGTCATGACCGAGTGGCGGAGCGCTTGA
- a CDS encoding DUF2239 family protein, whose product MSDGDRDLVLFDGPRRIARGSDVVVAAAFRKALAASPQAALRVFDLATGRPVDLALREQEPAPAPKRGRPRLGVAAREVTLLPRHWDWLATQPGGASAALRRLVEQARKTGAHDDARRRRTDAAYGFMVEMAGDAPDFEEASRALFAGDRDRLTALIAPWPTDIRAEILELFDGDAASSD is encoded by the coding sequence ATGAGTGACGGAGATCGCGATCTGGTCCTGTTCGACGGTCCCCGCCGTATCGCCAGAGGCTCGGACGTCGTAGTGGCTGCCGCCTTCCGCAAGGCCCTGGCGGCCTCGCCTCAAGCCGCGCTGCGCGTGTTCGATCTGGCGACCGGTCGACCGGTCGACCTGGCCCTCCGCGAACAAGAACCGGCTCCGGCTCCAAAGCGCGGCCGTCCGCGTCTGGGCGTCGCCGCGCGCGAGGTCACGCTGTTGCCCCGTCACTGGGACTGGCTGGCGACCCAGCCGGGCGGCGCCTCGGCCGCCCTGCGCCGTCTGGTGGAGCAGGCGCGCAAGACCGGCGCCCACGACGATGCGCGCCGCCGCCGCACCGACGCCGCCTACGGCTTCATGGTCGAGATGGCCGGCGACGCCCCCGACTTCGAAGAGGCCAGCCGCGCCCTGTTCGCGGGCGATCGCGACCGTTTGACCGCCCTGATAGCCCCCTGGCCCACTGACATTCGGGCCGAGATTCTCGAATTGTTCGACGGCGATGCGGCATCCAGCGATTGA
- a CDS encoding GIY-YIG nuclease family protein yields the protein MTPTNRKSLIAEYKERATIAGVYAVICSATGQAWVGKSRHIDTEQNGLWFALRHGGSPYRSLQAAWKAHTPEDFRFEQLDRLPEDISDMRRKDELVSRAKLWIARLSAEAL from the coding sequence ATGACTCCGACAAATCGCAAGAGCCTGATCGCCGAATATAAGGAGCGCGCGACCATCGCCGGGGTCTATGCCGTGATCTGCAGCGCGACGGGTCAGGCCTGGGTCGGCAAGAGCCGCCACATCGACACCGAGCAGAACGGCCTGTGGTTCGCGCTGCGCCACGGCGGCAGTCCATATCGGTCGCTTCAGGCGGCGTGGAAGGCGCACACGCCCGAGGATTTCCGCTTCGAACAGCTGGACCGCCTGCCGGAAGACATTTCTGACATGCGGCGCAAGGACGAACTGGTCAGTCGCGCCAAGCTGTGGATCGCCCGGTTGAGCGCGGAGGCGCTTTAG
- a CDS encoding glutathione S-transferase family protein, protein MADPCVLFHFAFQPASRAARLALGEARIAWTDTPVRPWEDDCPVNDFNPSGLPPVIQTMDRGRPLVLCELPAILGWIEDQQKGPLLLPADLAERAEARRLTGWFERRFMDEVDAVLLHERMEKPLLKLGPPEARALRDGRDALKSHLAMLEDLVAARDWLAGRRLSQADLIAAAHLSVLDYFGEIQWKNWPGLKTWYSKLKSRPCFRPLLADRFVGVPPSAWYADLDF, encoded by the coding sequence ATGGCCGACCCTTGCGTTCTGTTTCACTTCGCCTTCCAGCCCGCCTCGCGCGCCGCGCGACTGGCGTTGGGCGAGGCGCGGATCGCATGGACCGACACCCCGGTCCGTCCGTGGGAAGACGATTGCCCGGTCAACGACTTCAATCCGTCCGGCCTGCCGCCGGTGATCCAGACGATGGATCGCGGCCGTCCGCTGGTGCTGTGCGAACTGCCCGCCATCCTGGGCTGGATCGAGGATCAGCAAAAGGGCCCGCTACTGCTGCCCGCCGACCTCGCCGAACGGGCCGAGGCGCGCCGCCTGACCGGCTGGTTCGAGCGCCGCTTCATGGACGAGGTCGACGCCGTCCTGCTGCACGAGCGGATGGAAAAACCCCTGCTCAAGCTCGGCCCGCCCGAGGCCCGCGCTCTGCGCGACGGGCGCGACGCCCTGAAATCCCACCTCGCCATGCTGGAGGATCTGGTCGCCGCCCGCGATTGGCTGGCCGGCCGCCGCCTGTCCCAGGCCGACCTGATCGCCGCCGCCCACCTGTCGGTGCTGGACTATTTCGGCGAGATCCAGTGGAAGAACTGGCCCGGTCTGAAGACCTGGTACTCCAAGCTCAAATCCCGCCCCTGCTTCCGCCCCCTGCTCGCCGACCGCTTCGTCGGCGTGCCCCCGTCGGCTTGGTACGCGGATCTGGATTTCTAA
- a CDS encoding cation diffusion facilitator family transporter has product MTTPAPAPASLDDAHLATRRITRLSVGVAVVLIAMKAFALGASGSVSILATLADSVLDLAASLTTFFAVRWAAAPADENHRYGHGKSEALSALVQAGLVFASAIFIAWEGVQRIFDPRPLTAGLWASGIVVATIVITAWLVWMQTQALKKTGSVAVAGDRAHYAADLAANVVVLVGVISGAFLGAPGLDAAAGIVVAVWLFWGATGMLKAAADHLLDRAVPEADRAAITKAVLADPQVFGVHQLRTRMSGQVMMIQMHVDLDAHQTLDAAHAIVVAAENRVLAQYPAADILIHADPRGHARPQPAIPAAAPADPQTAPAPTGPAPKGPWS; this is encoded by the coding sequence ATGACGACGCCCGCCCCCGCCCCCGCCTCGCTTGACGACGCCCATCTGGCCACGCGCCGCATCACCCGCCTGTCTGTCGGGGTCGCGGTGGTGCTGATCGCGATGAAGGCCTTTGCGCTGGGCGCCTCAGGCTCGGTCTCCATCCTGGCGACCCTGGCGGATTCGGTTCTGGATCTGGCGGCGTCCCTGACCACCTTCTTCGCCGTGCGCTGGGCCGCCGCCCCGGCCGACGAGAACCACCGCTATGGCCATGGCAAGAGCGAGGCCCTGTCCGCATTGGTCCAGGCCGGGCTGGTCTTCGCCTCGGCCATCTTCATCGCCTGGGAGGGGGTGCAGCGCATCTTCGATCCCCGTCCCTTAACCGCAGGCCTGTGGGCGAGCGGGATCGTGGTCGCCACCATCGTCATCACGGCCTGGCTGGTGTGGATGCAGACCCAGGCGCTGAAGAAGACCGGCTCCGTCGCCGTCGCAGGCGACCGCGCCCACTATGCGGCAGACCTTGCCGCCAACGTCGTGGTGCTGGTCGGCGTCATCTCGGGCGCCTTCCTCGGCGCGCCGGGACTGGATGCGGCCGCAGGCATCGTCGTCGCCGTCTGGCTGTTCTGGGGCGCGACCGGCATGTTGAAGGCCGCCGCCGATCACCTGCTCGACCGCGCCGTGCCCGAGGCCGACCGCGCCGCCATCACCAAGGCCGTCCTGGCCGACCCCCAGGTCTTCGGCGTGCACCAGCTGCGCACCCGCATGTCCGGTCAGGTGATGATGATCCAGATGCATGTCGATCTGGACGCGCACCAGACGCTGGACGCGGCCCACGCCATCGTCGTCGCCGCCGAGAACCGGGTGCTGGCCCAGTATCCCGCCGCCGACATCCTGATCCACGCCGACCCGCGCGGTCACGCCCGTCCGCAGCCCGCGATCCCGGCCGCGGCTCCCGCCGACCCGCAAACCGCCCCCGCCCCGACCGGCCCCGCGCCCAAGGGGCCGTGGTCCTGA
- a CDS encoding undecaprenyl-diphosphate phosphatase yields the protein MSDWLAAIILGLVEGLTEFIPVSSTGHMLLLGHFMGFESAGKTFEIVIQLGALLAIVSVYFKKLWTLATRWPFDAEARRFLIGLLVAFAPAVVIGFLAYDFIKTVLFETPQVVCIALIVGGVILLLLDRMDKKPRWLDAEAYPMRIYFLIGLFQCLAMIPGVSRSGATIAGGLLLKTDKRSAAEFSFFLALPTMGAAVAYDLLKNHKTLDFSDIGLIVVGFVVAFISALAVVRFLLDFVSRRGFGVFAWWRIVVGVVGLVLLQAGF from the coding sequence ATGTCGGACTGGCTTGCCGCCATTATTCTGGGTCTGGTCGAGGGGCTGACCGAGTTCATTCCGGTCTCGTCCACCGGCCATATGCTGCTGCTGGGCCATTTCATGGGCTTCGAGAGCGCGGGCAAGACCTTCGAGATCGTGATCCAGCTGGGCGCATTGCTGGCCATCGTCAGCGTTTACTTCAAGAAGCTGTGGACCCTGGCGACGCGCTGGCCCTTCGACGCCGAGGCGCGCCGGTTCCTGATCGGGCTGCTGGTCGCCTTCGCGCCGGCTGTCGTGATCGGTTTCCTGGCCTATGACTTCATCAAGACGGTGCTGTTCGAGACGCCGCAGGTGGTGTGCATCGCCCTGATCGTCGGCGGGGTGATCCTGCTGCTGCTGGACCGGATGGACAAGAAGCCCCGCTGGCTGGACGCCGAGGCCTATCCGATGCGAATCTATTTCCTGATCGGCCTGTTCCAGTGCCTGGCCATGATCCCCGGCGTGTCGCGGTCCGGCGCCACCATCGCTGGCGGGCTGCTGCTGAAGACCGACAAGCGGTCGGCGGCCGAGTTCAGCTTCTTTCTGGCCCTGCCCACCATGGGGGCGGCGGTGGCTTATGACCTGTTGAAGAACCACAAGACGCTGGATTTCAGCGACATCGGCCTGATCGTCGTGGGTTTTGTCGTGGCCTTCATCTCGGCCCTGGCGGTGGTGCGGTTCCTGCTGGATTTCGTGTCCAGGCGCGGCTTCGGCGTCTTCGCCTGGTGGCGTATCGTGGTCGGGGTCGTGGGATTGGTGCTGTTGCAGGCGGGGTTCTGA